AGTCGGCAACGAGCGGCTTGCAGGCCACGCCCGCGCTGGATGGCCTGGCGCGGATGTCGGCGGACCTGGAACTGGCGCTTCGGTTCGAGGAACGAACCGCCACGGGCGTGGCCTTCTACGTGCCCGATCGCACCGGTGATGGCGCCCCGGACCTGCTGCGATATGCCTGGGGAGGCAACGACGGCGATCCGATCACCCTCTCGCTCAATGGTTCGCCGGCGTCGACGGTCGTCCCCTCAGTATCAGGCATGTCGCTGGCGTACCTGGTTGCCAGCGTGCCGGCCGATCCGATGTGGGCGGTGCCCACGCCCTCGGTCTCGGACACGAAGGTCTTCGACCGCGGCTACACCGGCAGCGGAACGGTGCACACACTCTCGCTCATGTCGTCGGTGGCGGCCATCATCCAGCCGGTGCCTGGCGGCTCGGACAACCGCTTCCGTGTGACGCGAGCCAAGGTGCGGATGCAGGGCAAGGCGTTGGGAAGCGACGTCTCCATCGCCTTGCACCGGGTCAACATGATGACCGCCAGGCCCGATCCCGCGGCCATTGTGGCGACGACGGTGCGTCAGGCCGACCTGCCCGACACGATGCAGGACGTCGAAGTTGAGTTGCCCAACACGGTGGAGTTCAGCGAGGGCGACTTCATCGCCATCGTGGTCTCCCAGAATCTTGTTACCTCGGCGGGCGAGGTCGCGCTGGAGCCGTCGCCCCAGTACCTCACTGACGGATGGATCGCAACGACCGACCTGCTGGGTCAATGGAAGATCAACGCCACGAAGGACCTGGCGATCCAGGTCTACGCCGAGACGTGGGAGACGCCATGAGCAAGAGACGGGCGACATCGCGTTCGGGCTTCTCGATCATCGAGGCAACACTGGCCACCCTGCTCATCGGCACGACGCTGGTGGCCGCGATGAACGTCTCAGCGGCCGCCCATCGCGCCAGCGCCGACGCGAATCATCGACGCGATGCGTTGCGGTTGGCCCATGTGCTCATGGCCGAGATCATGGCCCATCCCGCCTCGGGCACCGACGCGACCAACGCCGGCGCCGGACCCCGGCTTGCGAACTTCGATCATGTACTGGACTACGTCGGCCTGCGACAGAGCCCGCCGCTGGACATGCAGGACAACCCACTTGCTTCGAATCGCTGGGCGTGGGGCGTGGACATCACCACTCGTGGCAACGAGACGGTCGACACGCTCACGCTCGACCTGCGGATGTATCAGATCGTGGTCTTCGTGGAGTTGCCCGATGGTTCGCGCGTGCAGTTGACCGGGCTGCGATCGTCGTCCGACGCGCTCCAGCGCCCGCCGCTGGTGAATCAGGAGCGCACGGTGCAGGTCCCCATCTCGATCACGCTGCCCGACGGCACAACGCTGACGTCGTCGCCCATGGTGTGGAGCGAGCGAGCGCCGGCCGGGTCCAAGCCCACGCTGGGGGTGCGATGATGCACGCGATCAGACATGTCCGGCGCCGGGGCGCCGCCTATCTCGTCGCTTTGCTTGCCGGCTCGATCGTGACCGTCACGGGCCTTGCCGCACTCTCGCTGGCTAACACCCGCGCGAAGGAGTCGATCCTGACCGATCACGAGGCCGAAGCCCGGCTGCTGAGCCAGTCGGCCCTCGAACACGCCATGGGCGCCATCACTGCTCGATTCGCCAGCGGAGATGACCGCCACGACCTGACGAGCACCTTCCGCAAGGCCGTTCCCTTGAACGACGGTCGCTTTGCATGGCGGATCGGCGAAGTCGATGGCGCGGCGATCAACAACGTCGACGGACCACTCCTACTCCAGGCCGATGGCGAGCGCGGCTCGGCCGATCGACGCCTCGAGGCTTTGTTGGCGCCTTCCGGCCTGCCCATGACCATCCTCGATACGGCCATGTACGCCGGCCGGCACGTCTCGATCAGCTCGGCGGCGTTCCTCAATGCCGACCATGTCGTCGGCGCGAAAGACAACTTCAGTGCCGCGGCCGGCTCCATCAATGCCGACGTTGAAGCGGGCGGCAGCGTCTCGGGCACGGTGTATCTGGGGACCACCACCAGCGGGGCCG
This window of the Phycisphaerales bacterium genome carries:
- a CDS encoding prepilin-type N-terminal cleavage/methylation domain-containing protein, which encodes MMHAARRGLSLAELLVAMAISTIVLGGAVAAIGMAGRTFQSATSGLQATPALDGLARMSADLELALRFEERTATGVAFYVPDRTGDGAPDLLRYAWGGNDGDPITLSLNGSPASTVVPSVSGMSLAYLVASVPADPMWAVPTPSVSDTKVFDRGYTGSGTVHTLSLMSSVAAIIQPVPGGSDNRFRVTRAKVRMQGKALGSDVSIALHRVNMMTARPDPAAIVATTVRQADLPDTMQDVEVELPNTVEFSEGDFIAIVVSQNLVTSAGEVALEPSPQYLTDGWIATTDLLGQWKINATKDLAIQVYAETWETP